The region CTGCACATCAGCACCGTCTCGGCCGCCGGGGTGCCCTCGATGAAGGTGATGTCAAGATCGAACGGGTCGCCCACCGCTTCGACGGGGGCCTCATCGGTCGCAGGGGTCTGCTGATCGACGGTCGGGGTACTCATTCCTGCCTCCTGTG is a window of Saccharopolyspora phatthalungensis DNA encoding:
- a CDS encoding FxLD family lanthipeptide, with amino-acid sequence MSTPTVDQQTPATDEAPVEAVGDPFDLDITFIEGTPAAETVLMCSTGDGCGSSCPSACTTS